From the Flavobacterium gyeonganense genome, the window TAATTTGTATGAAAATAATAATGCGGTTGTGTTCAATCCGGATATGGAGATTTACGAAAAAGGAACACCAATAGGCACTAAACATTACAGTAAAAATGAAATCATTCAAAGTTATAATAATTTTGAGCCAAGATTTTCAATTTCGTATCAATTAAAAGATAATCAGTCGATAAAAGCCAGTTACAACAGAATGGCACAATATCTTCAGTTAATTTCTAATACGTCGTCTCCCACACCTCTTGATGTGTGGACACCCAGCGATAATTATATCAAACCTCAAATTGCAGACCAGGTTGCTTTGGGATATTTTAGGAATTTTAATAACGGGACTTACTCATTAGAAACGGAGATTTATTATAAAAAAGTTAAAAACAGGCTCGATTATATTGATGGTGCTGATCTGATTGCAAACGACGCGATTGAGCAGGTAATTTTGAATGGACAGATGCGTGCCTATGGATTAGAAATCATGTTTAAAAAAAATGAAGGCAAATTTAATGGTTGGATTTCTTATACACTTTCAAAATCAGAGCAGCAAACTCCCGGCAGGACACCTGAAGAAACAGGAATTAATAACGGGGAATGGTATAATTCAGCTTATGATAAACTACACAATTTGGCTATTACTTCAGCTTATACTTTAAATGGCAGATGGTCATTTGGAGCTAATTTTATTTTACAGTCTGGTCAGCCGGTTTCCTATCCAAATAGTCAGTATGAATATTTAGGTATAACTGTTCCTGGTTATGGATTGCGAAATGAAAATCGTCTTCCTGCATATCATCATTTAGATATTTCAGCAACATTATCTCTTGAAAAAAATGAAAACAGAAGATGGAAAGGTGAATGGGTTTTTAGTATATACAATTTGTACAATAGACAAAATGCAGCCTCTATAAATTTCCGTCAAAATACTGACACCGGTTATAACGAAGCAGTAAGAACCTCTATTTTTGGTATTGTACCGGCAATAAGTTATAATTTTAAGTTCTAAAAAAATCAATTTCCCTAAAAAGAAATAAAACAGAAAACATGAAAAAAGTAATTTTATCAGTGGTATTTTTTATATTATTATTGTTTACAGGATGTGAAGAAGTCGTTCATGTTGATTTAGAAACTGCCAAACCCAAATTAGTAGTAGAAGCGGCCATTAATTGGAGAAAAGGAACATCCGGTGCACAGCAAACAATAAAACTAACAACTACAACAGGTTATTTTGAAGATGAGATTCCAATAGTTACAGGTGCAGTGGTTTATGTTAAAAATAGTACTAGCCAGCAATTTAATTTTACAGAAGTGCCAAATACAGGCAGGTATGTGTGCAATAATTTTAAACCGGTAATTGGCGAAAATTATTCACTGACTATAATTACTAATGGAAATACCTATACGGCGAGTGAAACGCTAAAATCGATAACTCCAATAAACAATATCACGCAATATGACGCAGGCCCACTCGCCGGTATTGTTGTAAGGGCTTTTTATAATGATCCGGCAGATGTAGACAATTATTATTTATATAAATATACCTATTCAAATAAAATTACCTCTACGTATTATGCTGATAAAGACGAGTTTTATCAGGGCAACGAATTTTTTAGCGTTTCTGATGACGAAGATTTAAAAACAGGAGACGAAGTCGAAAT encodes:
- a CDS encoding DUF4249 domain-containing protein; this encodes MKKVILSVVFFILLLFTGCEEVVHVDLETAKPKLVVEAAINWRKGTSGAQQTIKLTTTTGYFEDEIPIVTGAVVYVKNSTSQQFNFTEVPNTGRYVCNNFKPVIGENYSLTIITNGNTYTASETLKSITPINNITQYDAGPLAGIVVRAFYNDPADVDNYYLYKYTYSNKITSTYYADKDEFYQGNEFFSVSDDEDLKTGDEVEITHYGISKQYYNYMNILVSLAGNNVGGPFQTPPATVKGNIINTTDKSNYPLGYFSLSETVSRKYTVK